A single window of Cellulomonas sp. NTE-D12 DNA harbors:
- a CDS encoding glycosyltransferase family 2 protein produces the protein MVPCHNEQQTVGEVVRAFRKELPDVVVLVADNMSTDATTERAREAGADVIRVPIKGKGRAVRRLLEHSSHDVTLMVDGDATYDPSVARALVHLVFCEGYDLVNVSRVIQETAGDEYRRGHQWGNNALTTLQRRLTGIGLRDILTGYKALSRRFVASMPVRSHGFQVEVEIAAHAVALDLAYTEIPGAYSARPEGSVSKLSTYADGWAILRSILRLYRDNRPLPAFSLLATPWLLFSAVMVGIALVDYLHTGAVAKFPSLIAGVAAFTVGMLLLTVGWILARTQSLRRDELALAAANAIRDEEYHRHVRG, from the coding sequence GTGGTTCCCTGCCACAACGAGCAGCAGACGGTCGGCGAGGTCGTGCGCGCCTTCCGCAAGGAGCTGCCGGACGTCGTCGTGCTCGTCGCCGACAACATGAGCACCGACGCGACGACGGAGCGCGCCCGGGAGGCCGGCGCGGACGTCATCCGCGTGCCGATCAAGGGCAAGGGCCGGGCGGTGCGCCGGCTGCTGGAGCACAGCAGCCACGACGTGACGCTGATGGTGGACGGCGACGCCACCTACGACCCGTCCGTCGCACGTGCGCTGGTCCACCTCGTGTTCTGCGAGGGCTACGACCTGGTCAACGTCTCGCGCGTCATCCAGGAGACCGCCGGTGACGAGTACCGGCGCGGGCACCAGTGGGGGAACAACGCGCTCACCACGTTGCAGAGGCGCCTCACCGGCATCGGGCTCCGCGACATCCTCACGGGGTACAAGGCCTTGAGCCGACGCTTCGTCGCCTCGATGCCGGTCCGGTCCCACGGCTTCCAGGTCGAGGTGGAGATCGCTGCGCACGCGGTCGCGCTCGACCTCGCCTACACCGAGATCCCCGGGGCCTACTCCGCCAGGCCGGAGGGCTCCGTGTCGAAGCTCTCCACCTATGCCGACGGTTGGGCCATCCTGAGGTCGATCCTGCGCCTCTACCGGGACAACCGGCCCCTGCCTGCCTTCAGCCTGCTGGCGACGCCGTGGCTGCTCTTCAGCGCCGTGATGGTGGGCATCGCACTGGTCGACTACCTCCACACGGGCGCGGTTGCCAAGTTCCCGAGCCTGATCGCCGGTGTGGCCGCGTTCACCGTGGGGATGCTGCTCCTCACGGTCGGGTGGATCCTGGCCCGGACGCAGTCGCTGCGCCGGGACGAGCTGGCCCTGGCGGCAGCCAATGCGATCCGGGACGAGGAGTACCACCGCCACGTGCGGGGCTAG
- a CDS encoding DUF4214 domain-containing protein, translating into MKVRSRLGLVARVGAAAAAVVAIAATLVSAPAAPSTAANLAMFRAGNIISDSVFFAGTVWGQTNVQQFLDAKGSGCTVGADGTACLKNYRTTTNTRTPDNRCPGGYTGATDELASAIIAKVGASCGINPQVILVILQKEQGLVTTTGAAAVASRYQKAMGYGCPDTSVCDSKYYGFFNQVYQAAWQFKNYALNPTAFGYRAGLTNTILYNPNKDCGSSQVVIENQATAGLYNYTPYQPNAAALAAGYGTGDACSAYGNRNFWNYFNDWFGSSTDLMPAARSLVRALYVDLLGREGEPAGVEGWAGLVVSGASAGQMVTALTGSTEYAQLRVTAAYKQVLGRDPDASGLAGWVTAIQQGRVGPDDVARLFYESPEFYLLAGNEDHAFVTRLYERMLGREPSAAEVAYWVARVPSLGRGGVAYTVWQSMEAAQQRSAAYYQTFLGRAPEWNGMVYWAQVMLAQGESAVRVGIAGSTEYWQRAITRYP; encoded by the coding sequence GTGAAGGTGCGCTCGCGTCTCGGTCTCGTCGCACGGGTGGGGGCGGCCGCCGCTGCGGTCGTCGCCATCGCGGCGACGCTCGTCTCCGCGCCCGCAGCACCGTCGACCGCGGCCAACCTCGCGATGTTCCGCGCGGGCAACATCATCAGCGACTCGGTGTTCTTCGCCGGAACCGTGTGGGGGCAGACCAACGTCCAGCAGTTCCTCGACGCCAAGGGGTCCGGGTGCACCGTCGGTGCGGACGGCACCGCGTGCCTGAAGAACTACCGGACCACCACGAACACCCGGACCCCCGACAACCGGTGCCCCGGTGGGTACACCGGCGCGACGGACGAGCTCGCCTCGGCGATCATCGCCAAGGTCGGCGCCTCCTGCGGCATCAACCCCCAGGTCATCCTCGTGATCCTGCAGAAGGAGCAGGGGCTGGTGACGACCACGGGCGCGGCAGCGGTCGCGTCCCGCTACCAGAAGGCGATGGGGTACGGCTGCCCGGACACGTCCGTGTGCGACAGCAAGTACTACGGGTTCTTCAACCAGGTGTACCAGGCGGCGTGGCAGTTCAAGAACTACGCGCTGAACCCGACGGCCTTCGGCTACCGCGCCGGACTGACGAACACGATCCTCTACAACCCGAACAAGGACTGCGGTTCGTCGCAGGTCGTCATCGAGAACCAGGCGACCGCCGGTCTGTACAACTACACGCCGTACCAGCCGAACGCCGCCGCGCTGGCAGCCGGATACGGCACCGGTGACGCCTGCTCCGCCTACGGGAACCGGAACTTCTGGAACTACTTCAACGACTGGTTCGGCTCCTCGACCGACCTCATGCCGGCGGCGCGGTCGTTGGTGCGGGCGTTGTACGTGGATCTGCTGGGTCGTGAGGGTGAGCCGGCTGGGGTCGAGGGTTGGGCTGGTCTGGTGGTGTCGGGTGCGTCTGCGGGGCAGATGGTGACGGCGTTGACCGGCTCGACGGAGTATGCCCAGCTGCGGGTGACGGCGGCGTACAAGCAGGTGCTGGGTCGTGATCCGGATGCGTCGGGTCTGGCGGGGTGGGTGACGGCGATCCAGCAGGGCCGGGTGGGTCCTGATGATGTGGCGCGGTTGTTCTACGAGTCGCCGGAGTTCTACCTGTTGGCGGGTAACGAGGATCACGCGTTCGTGACGCGGTTGTACGAGCGGATGCTGGGTCGGGAGCCGTCGGCGGCGGAGGTGGCGTACTGGGTGGCGCGGGTGCCGTCGTTGGGCCGTGGTGGTGTGGCGTACACGGTGTGGCAGTCGATGGAGGCGGCCCAGCAGCGGTCGGCGGCGTACTACCAGACGTTCTTGGGTCGGGCGCCGGAGTGGAACGGGATGGTGTATTGGGCGCAGGTGATGCTGGCCCAGGGTGAGTCCGCGGTCCGGGTCGGTATCGCGGGTTCCACCGAGTACTGGCAGCGCGCCATCACCCGGTACCCGTGA
- a CDS encoding DUF4214 domain-containing protein produces MVTGSLVQGVPQRAHAVDLPVVSVPATSTPATSTPAPDGDPGATVRETPVVVAATPSPTPAPSAAPTPSASPTAAPVDPVKSPVAADRPSTGGRVETPPLTVDPARVQTVGLTWPTNVPASELAPQIRTGSHGQWSAWQPFDAGDSAPDSGSADARHQTRAGTDSVWVGGADALQISFKASSKASAADVRLALVGSSPTSTTTASPAAYRTSRSGMVRSDVLAPTIVTRDQWGARPQVCTPDVAPALVGAVVHHTANANTYTTMAEAEQQIRNDQAYHIDSRGWCDIGYNFVVDKWGNIYEGRANSMTEAVVGVHAGGFNTGTVGVAMLGTFSTQTPSAAMVDAVGRIIGWRLGAYGIDPNGTYQQYTAGGETSRYANQTVTLPRVMGHRDVDYTDCPGDQGYAALGTIRATAAAANSAQRYAAARSLVRALYVDLLGREGEPAGVEGWAGLVVSGASAGQMVTALTGSTEYAQLRVTAAYKQVLGRDPDASGLAGWVTAIQQGRVGPDDVARLFYESPEFYLLAGNEDHAFVTRLYERMLGREPSAAEVAYWVARVPSLGRGGVAYTVWQSMEAAQQRSAAYYQTFLGRAPEWNGMVYWAQVMLAQGESAVRVGIAGSTEYWQRAITRYP; encoded by the coding sequence GTGGTCACCGGCAGCCTGGTGCAAGGCGTGCCGCAGAGGGCGCACGCGGTCGACCTCCCCGTCGTGAGCGTCCCCGCGACCAGCACCCCCGCCACGAGCACCCCGGCGCCCGACGGCGACCCGGGCGCGACCGTGCGCGAGACGCCGGTGGTGGTCGCGGCCACGCCGTCGCCGACCCCGGCGCCCAGCGCGGCGCCCACACCGAGCGCAAGCCCCACGGCCGCGCCGGTCGACCCGGTGAAGAGCCCCGTGGCTGCCGACCGTCCCTCGACCGGCGGTCGGGTCGAGACGCCGCCGCTGACCGTCGACCCGGCGCGGGTGCAGACCGTCGGCCTCACGTGGCCGACGAACGTGCCGGCGTCCGAGCTGGCGCCCCAGATCCGCACGGGCTCCCACGGGCAGTGGAGCGCCTGGCAGCCGTTCGACGCGGGCGACTCGGCACCCGACAGCGGTTCGGCGGACGCGCGGCACCAGACCCGGGCGGGGACCGACTCGGTCTGGGTCGGCGGCGCGGACGCGCTGCAGATCTCCTTCAAGGCGAGCAGCAAGGCGTCCGCCGCGGACGTGCGCCTCGCGCTCGTCGGCTCCAGCCCGACGTCGACGACGACCGCGAGCCCCGCCGCGTACCGGACGTCGCGGTCCGGCATGGTCCGCTCGGACGTCCTGGCACCCACGATCGTGACGCGAGACCAGTGGGGCGCTCGGCCTCAGGTGTGCACGCCGGACGTGGCGCCGGCTCTTGTCGGCGCCGTGGTGCACCACACCGCGAACGCGAACACCTACACCACCATGGCCGAGGCGGAGCAGCAGATCCGGAACGACCAGGCGTACCACATCGACTCCCGCGGCTGGTGCGACATCGGCTACAACTTCGTCGTCGACAAGTGGGGAAACATCTACGAGGGCCGCGCCAACAGCATGACCGAGGCCGTCGTGGGTGTTCACGCCGGTGGTTTCAACACGGGAACCGTCGGGGTCGCGATGCTCGGGACCTTCTCGACGCAGACGCCCAGCGCGGCCATGGTGGACGCCGTCGGGCGCATCATCGGCTGGCGTCTGGGCGCGTACGGGATCGACCCGAACGGCACGTACCAGCAGTACACGGCCGGCGGTGAGACGTCGCGGTACGCGAACCAGACGGTGACGCTGCCACGCGTGATGGGCCACCGGGACGTCGACTACACCGACTGCCCGGGTGACCAGGGATACGCCGCGCTCGGCACCATCCGGGCGACCGCCGCAGCGGCCAACTCGGCGCAGCGCTATGCGGCGGCGCGGTCGTTGGTGCGGGCGTTGTACGTGGATCTGCTGGGTCGTGAGGGTGAGCCGGCTGGGGTCGAGGGTTGGGCTGGTCTGGTGGTGTCGGGTGCGTCTGCGGGGCAGATGGTGACGGCGTTGACCGGCTCGACGGAGTATGCCCAGCTGCGGGTGACGGCGGCGTACAAGCAGGTGCTGGGTCGTGATCCGGATGCGTCGGGTCTGGCGGGGTGGGTGACGGCGATCCAGCAGGGCCGGGTGGGTCCTGATGATGTGGCGCGGTTGTTCTACGAGTCGCCGGAGTTCTACCTGTTGGCGGGTAACGAGGATCACGCGTTCGTGACGCGGTTGTACGAGCGGATGCTGGGTCGGGAGCCGTCGGCGGCGGAGGTGGCGTACTGGGTGGCGCGGGTGCCGTCGTTGGGCCGTGGTGGTGTGGCGTACACGGTGTGGCAGTCGATGGAGGCGGCTCAGCAGCGGTCGGCGGCGTACTACCAGACGTTCTTGGGTCGGGCGCCGGAGTGGAACGGGATGGTGTATTGGGCGCAGGTGATGCTGGCCCAGGGTGAGTCCGCGGTCCGGGTCGGTATCGCGGGGTCCACCGAGTACTGGCAGCGCGCCATCACCCGGTACCCGTGA
- a CDS encoding GtrA family protein: MGAVAYLVDAGLFNLLAFGLPHGLPPVAAKTVSVAVATVVTWLGNRHFVFAHRRGRDTGREAVLFFAFSLAGMVIAVGTLWVSHDLLGFTSPAADNVAGNVVGFGLATLFRFVTYRTFVFRPPSGPQAARSGGRTSSEASN; encoded by the coding sequence GTGGGCGCTGTCGCGTACCTGGTGGACGCCGGACTGTTCAACCTCCTCGCCTTCGGGCTGCCGCACGGCCTGCCGCCGGTAGCCGCCAAGACTGTGTCGGTGGCTGTGGCGACCGTGGTGACGTGGCTCGGCAACAGGCACTTCGTCTTCGCCCACCGCCGTGGCCGGGACACCGGCCGGGAGGCGGTGCTGTTCTTCGCCTTCTCCCTCGCCGGCATGGTGATCGCCGTCGGCACGCTGTGGGTTTCTCACGATCTGCTCGGATTTACGTCGCCGGCGGCCGACAATGTCGCCGGGAATGTCGTCGGCTTCGGGCTGGCCACGCTCTTCCGCTTTGTGACCTACCGCACGTTCGTCTTTCGCCCGCCATCCGGGCCCCAGGCGGCTCGGTCCGGTGGTAGAACGAGCTCTGAGGCATCGAACTGA
- a CDS encoding glycosyltransferase family 1 protein, with protein MRIVLDGTPLLGRETGVGRYVRALLGELPDAADHRWPGARVEVSTWSWRGRRIAQLPRGVTQRGLRVPARALQALWQRAQVPPVEALVGRTDVFHGTNFVSPPTLRAREVITVHDLTYVTHPGTVSAASLAYRHLVPRALRRGAHVVTPSDAVAQDVREHYGLAADRVTATRLGVDASWSAATPLPARRRDELGLPADYVVFVGSLDPRKNLPRLLEAFRAARSGGDVPDLVLAGPAGREESLAGVPGTHLTGWLDEPDLQGLVAGSAGLVLPSLDEGFGLPVLEALAAGRPVLAADIPALREVGGDVVRYADPLEVDGLTTGLLALGGAPDDDAARAARRQHAAGFTWRACAEATVRAYARVLGD; from the coding sequence GTGCGCATCGTGCTGGACGGCACTCCCCTGCTCGGCCGCGAGACCGGTGTCGGCCGTTACGTGCGCGCGCTGCTCGGCGAGCTTCCCGACGCGGCCGACCACCGCTGGCCCGGTGCGCGGGTGGAGGTGTCCACCTGGTCGTGGCGGGGCCGGCGCATCGCGCAGCTGCCGCGCGGCGTGACGCAGCGGGGTCTGCGGGTGCCCGCGCGGGCGCTCCAGGCACTGTGGCAGCGGGCCCAGGTCCCCCCCGTCGAGGCGCTCGTCGGACGCACCGACGTCTTCCACGGCACCAACTTCGTCTCGCCGCCGACGCTCCGCGCACGCGAGGTGATCACCGTCCACGACCTGACCTACGTGACGCACCCGGGGACCGTCAGCGCGGCGAGCCTGGCCTACCGGCACCTGGTGCCGCGTGCGCTGCGCCGCGGTGCGCACGTCGTCACGCCGAGCGACGCCGTGGCGCAGGACGTCCGCGAGCACTACGGGCTCGCTGCGGACAGGGTGACGGCGACGCGACTCGGGGTCGACGCATCCTGGTCCGCAGCCACGCCCTTGCCCGCCCGGCGCCGCGACGAGCTGGGGCTGCCCGCGGACTACGTCGTGTTCGTCGGGTCGCTCGACCCTCGGAAGAACCTGCCGCGGCTGCTGGAGGCGTTCCGAGCGGCGCGCTCGGGCGGCGACGTCCCCGATCTCGTCCTCGCCGGACCCGCCGGCCGGGAGGAGAGCCTGGCGGGCGTGCCGGGGACCCACCTGACGGGCTGGCTCGACGAGCCGGACCTCCAGGGCCTCGTCGCCGGTTCGGCCGGACTGGTGCTGCCCTCCCTGGACGAGGGCTTCGGTCTGCCCGTGCTCGAGGCCCTCGCAGCGGGCCGACCTGTGCTGGCCGCCGACATCCCGGCGCTGCGCGAGGTCGGAGGCGACGTCGTGCGCTACGCCGACCCGCTGGAGGTCGACGGGCTGACGACCGGTCTGCTCGCGCTCGGCGGCGCTCCGGACGACGACGCCGCTCGTGCGGCGCGCCGGCAGCACGCCGCGGGGTTCACGTGGCGAGCGTGCGCCGAGGCGACGGTCCGGGCCTACGCCCGTGTGCTGGGCGACTGA
- a CDS encoding ChbG/HpnK family deacetylase produces MSARTLVVTADDLGLTPGVNAAVAEGYDRGIVTATSLLAVGRAFDDAARVLRERPGLELGAHLALVGEDPPLLTAREIPTLVDARGAFPLSYRTVVERGVLGRLDPDDVRRELSAQLERVLALGLAVTHVDTHQHTHLWPAVGKVVVELARAAGVPAVRLTTSHARSLVGFGVRALAGPLRARVAAAGLTGTEDYAGLDEAGSMDAAAFGSALRAAARRGATTLEINCHPGTAGEPDLERFAWDYHWGAEAAMLVDPGTASAVSANGYRLGGFSALTGR; encoded by the coding sequence ATGAGCGCGCGGACGCTCGTGGTGACGGCGGACGACCTGGGCCTGACCCCGGGAGTGAACGCGGCCGTCGCCGAGGGCTACGACCGCGGGATCGTCACGGCCACGTCGCTGCTCGCCGTCGGCCGTGCCTTCGACGACGCCGCACGCGTGCTGCGGGAGCGGCCCGGCCTCGAGCTGGGGGCCCACCTCGCCCTCGTCGGCGAGGACCCTCCGCTGCTGACGGCCCGCGAGATCCCCACGCTGGTCGACGCGAGAGGCGCCTTCCCGTTGTCCTACCGCACCGTGGTCGAGCGTGGCGTCCTGGGCCGTCTGGACCCCGACGACGTGCGTCGCGAGCTGTCCGCCCAGCTCGAACGGGTGCTCGCGCTGGGCCTGGCGGTGACGCACGTCGACACGCACCAGCACACGCACCTGTGGCCGGCGGTGGGGAAGGTCGTCGTCGAGCTGGCGCGAGCAGCGGGCGTACCGGCCGTGCGGCTCACGACGAGCCACGCCCGCAGCCTCGTGGGGTTCGGGGTGCGCGCGCTGGCCGGCCCCCTCCGGGCGCGCGTCGCGGCCGCAGGCCTGACGGGGACCGAGGACTACGCAGGTCTCGACGAGGCCGGGTCGATGGACGCCGCGGCGTTCGGCTCGGCGCTGCGGGCCGCCGCCCGCCGCGGGGCGACCACTCTCGAGATCAACTGCCACCCCGGCACCGCAGGCGAACCCGACCTCGAGCGGTTCGCCTGGGACTACCACTGGGGAGCGGAGGCGGCCATGCTGGTCGACCCCGGCACGGCCTCGGCCGTCAGTGCGAACGGCTACCGGCTCGGTGGGTTCTCGGCGCTGACGGGTCGCTAG
- a CDS encoding glycosyltransferase family 2 protein yields the protein MSDAGTLSVFFPMWNEEDCIHAAIGAARDVCTEMVSAGEISDFELVIVDDASTDSTPQLADALAAADPRVRVVHHAQNRKLGGSIKTGLATCTGDYVLYTDADLPWDMAELRRALRVMRAHGADLLCAYRLDRTGEGAVRTVYSFFYNGLIRTLFKTRVRDINFSFKLLTRKVVDAVHPVSESSFIDAELVVRARNAGFHLMQIGVDYFPRTRGVSTLSSPSVIRAMVLEMLRLRRELRRS from the coding sequence GTGAGCGACGCGGGAACTCTGTCCGTCTTCTTCCCGATGTGGAACGAGGAGGACTGCATCCACGCCGCGATCGGCGCGGCCCGGGACGTGTGCACGGAGATGGTCTCGGCGGGGGAGATCTCCGACTTCGAGCTGGTGATCGTCGACGACGCGTCGACGGACAGCACGCCGCAGCTCGCCGACGCGCTCGCGGCTGCGGACCCTCGCGTCCGGGTGGTGCACCACGCGCAGAACCGCAAGCTCGGCGGCTCCATCAAGACCGGTCTGGCGACCTGCACGGGCGACTACGTCCTGTACACGGACGCCGACCTGCCGTGGGACATGGCCGAGCTGCGGCGCGCGCTGCGGGTGATGCGCGCCCACGGTGCGGACCTGCTGTGCGCGTACCGGCTGGACCGCACCGGTGAGGGTGCCGTGCGCACCGTGTACTCGTTCTTCTACAACGGCCTGATCCGGACGCTGTTCAAGACCCGGGTCCGCGACATCAACTTCTCCTTCAAGCTGCTCACGCGGAAGGTGGTCGACGCCGTCCACCCCGTGAGCGAGAGCTCGTTCATCGACGCCGAGCTCGTGGTCCGGGCCCGCAACGCCGGTTTCCACCTGATGCAGATCGGCGTGGACTACTTCCCTCGGACGCGCGGGGTGTCGACGTTGTCGTCGCCGTCCGTCATCCGGGCGATGGTGCTCGAGATGCTGCGGCTGCGGCGCGAGCTGCGTCGGTCATGA
- the galE gene encoding UDP-glucose 4-epimerase GalE, whose amino-acid sequence MSGGTVLVTGGAGYIGSHVVQALRRAGRPVLVVDDLSSGDAARVDDVPILRLDLAEQGSAPRIAAAAREHDVALVVHLAARKRVDESLRRPLWYSEQNVTGLLVLLRALADMDVRGFLFSSSAAVYGVTGDTPVTEQDPTSPVNPYGRTKLIGEQLLRDVSRATGLRTVSLRYFNVAGAGDPALADRGTGNLVTMTVDALRHGRTPEVFGTDYPTPDGTCVRDFVHVQDVADAHVAALDGLDRGDTLPDVLNVGTGQGASVLQVVEHLCAAAGRPGGWVARPRRAGDPPAVVADASRIHEVLGWHASRRLDEMLSSAWEAPLVG is encoded by the coding sequence ATGAGCGGTGGAACGGTGCTGGTGACGGGCGGTGCCGGGTACATCGGGTCGCACGTCGTGCAGGCATTGCGGCGGGCGGGGCGCCCCGTCCTGGTCGTGGACGACCTCTCGAGCGGCGACGCCGCCCGGGTCGACGACGTCCCGATCCTTCGGCTCGACCTCGCGGAGCAGGGCTCGGCCCCCCGCATCGCGGCCGCCGCGCGCGAGCACGACGTCGCGCTCGTCGTGCACCTCGCCGCACGCAAGCGGGTCGACGAGTCCCTCCGGCGACCGCTGTGGTACTCCGAGCAGAACGTCACCGGCCTGCTGGTCCTCCTGCGGGCGCTCGCGGACATGGACGTGCGCGGCTTCCTGTTCTCGTCGTCCGCTGCGGTCTACGGCGTCACGGGCGACACGCCCGTGACCGAGCAGGACCCGACCTCCCCGGTCAACCCGTACGGCCGCACCAAGCTGATCGGCGAACAGCTGCTGCGCGACGTCTCACGTGCGACGGGGCTGCGGACCGTGTCGCTGCGCTACTTCAACGTCGCGGGCGCCGGTGACCCGGCTCTGGCCGACCGGGGGACGGGCAACCTGGTGACCATGACGGTCGACGCCCTGCGGCACGGTCGGACCCCGGAGGTCTTCGGGACCGACTACCCGACGCCCGACGGCACGTGCGTCCGCGACTTCGTGCACGTGCAGGACGTCGCCGACGCGCACGTGGCGGCCCTCGACGGGCTCGACCGGGGCGACACGTTGCCCGACGTGCTCAACGTGGGCACGGGGCAGGGCGCATCGGTGCTGCAGGTGGTGGAGCACCTCTGCGCTGCGGCGGGGCGGCCGGGGGGCTGGGTGGCGCGGCCGCGCAGAGCTGGCGACCCGCCTGCGGTGGTGGCCGACGCCTCACGGATCCACGAGGTGCTCGGCTGGCACGCCTCCCGGCGCCTCGACGAGATGCTGTCGAGCGCCTGGGAGGCCCCGCTCGTCGGCTGA
- a CDS encoding glycosyltransferase family 2 protein, with translation MSDAPADGDGGVQGPADVTLVTVTYDAGPLVLECLDSVATQQLHGRRLEVVVVDNASSDGTADLVASRHPWVRLVRSSTNLGFAGGNNLALRRLRSRYVILLNNDATAEPDFVDRLVSAMDAAPETVAAMAATVLLTERFRAADADERTAVEGPDGRWVADELGGVELVNSTGNEVRTDGFGIDRGWLADSAQHHPPRDVFGFSGAAAILRTSALREVGLFDERYFMYYEDTDLSWRLRLAGYRIEHCADAVVHHRHAASSGEGSELFRFHDARNRLLTVSKDATAQLALRVVGRFLLTTASIAVRRSQPAPLVRTRLRAFASYLRLLPSTLRERRRIGRAARVGRGAVEQLLVPPSRTPAGGYRS, from the coding sequence GTGAGTGACGCGCCGGCGGACGGCGACGGGGGCGTGCAGGGTCCCGCCGACGTCACCCTCGTGACGGTGACGTACGACGCAGGACCGCTCGTGCTCGAGTGCCTCGACTCCGTGGCGACCCAGCAGCTGCACGGCCGACGTCTCGAGGTCGTGGTGGTGGACAACGCGTCCTCCGACGGGACGGCGGACCTCGTCGCCTCGCGGCACCCGTGGGTCCGGCTGGTCCGATCGTCGACCAACCTCGGCTTCGCCGGCGGGAACAACCTCGCGCTGCGCCGGCTGCGCAGCCGGTACGTCATCCTGCTGAACAACGACGCCACCGCCGAGCCCGACTTCGTCGACCGGCTGGTCAGCGCCATGGACGCGGCGCCTGAGACCGTCGCCGCGATGGCCGCCACCGTGCTGCTCACGGAGCGGTTCCGGGCGGCCGACGCCGACGAACGGACGGCGGTCGAGGGGCCGGACGGGCGATGGGTGGCCGACGAGCTCGGCGGCGTCGAGCTGGTGAACTCGACCGGCAACGAGGTCCGCACCGACGGCTTCGGGATCGACCGGGGATGGCTCGCCGACTCCGCGCAGCACCATCCCCCACGGGACGTCTTCGGGTTCAGCGGGGCAGCCGCGATCCTGCGCACCTCGGCCCTCCGCGAGGTCGGGCTCTTCGACGAGCGGTACTTCATGTACTACGAGGACACCGACCTCTCGTGGCGGCTGCGGCTCGCCGGGTACCGGATCGAGCACTGCGCCGACGCCGTGGTGCACCACCGCCACGCCGCCTCGTCCGGGGAGGGAAGCGAGCTGTTCCGCTTCCACGACGCACGCAACCGCCTGCTGACCGTGTCGAAGGATGCGACGGCGCAGCTCGCGCTCCGTGTGGTGGGCCGCTTCCTGCTCACGACCGCGTCGATCGCCGTCCGCCGGTCCCAGCCGGCGCCGCTCGTCCGCACCCGGCTGCGGGCATTCGCCAGCTACCTGCGCCTGCTGCCCAGCACGCTGCGGGAGCGGCGCCGCATCGGTCGGGCGGCGCGCGTCGGACGGGGTGCGGTCGAGCAGCTGCTGGTGCCGCCGTCCCGTACCCCGGCGGGCGGGTACCGCTCCTGA
- the rfbB gene encoding dTDP-glucose 4,6-dehydratase — MRMLVTGGAGFIGSNFVHHTVREHPDVHVTVLDALTYAGDERSLDPVEGKVVFAKGDIADPDVVDSLVKDVDVVVHFAAESHNDNSLHDPWPFVRTNVIGTYQLLEAVRRHGVRYHHISTDEVYGDLELDDPAKFTPDTPYNPSSPYSSTKASSDLLVRAWARSFGVQATISNCSNNYGPYQHVEKFIPRQITNVVDGVRPKLYGTGENVRDWIHVDDHNAAVWTILEKGRIGETYLIGADGEKDNKTVIELILELMGQEPTAYDHVNDRPGHDLRYAIDASKLRDELGWRPQYTTFRDGLAATIDWYRANEAWWRPQKDATEAKYAQLGR; from the coding sequence ATGCGCATGCTCGTCACCGGCGGAGCCGGGTTCATCGGCTCCAACTTCGTCCACCACACGGTGCGCGAGCACCCGGACGTGCACGTGACGGTGCTCGACGCGCTCACGTACGCCGGCGACGAGCGCAGCCTCGACCCCGTCGAGGGCAAGGTCGTCTTCGCCAAGGGCGACATCGCCGACCCCGACGTGGTCGACAGCCTGGTCAAGGACGTCGACGTGGTGGTCCACTTCGCCGCCGAGTCGCACAACGACAACTCGCTGCACGACCCGTGGCCGTTCGTGCGCACCAACGTGATCGGCACCTACCAGCTGCTGGAGGCGGTGCGCCGCCACGGTGTGCGGTACCACCACATCTCCACCGACGAGGTGTACGGAGACCTCGAGCTGGACGACCCGGCGAAGTTCACGCCGGACACGCCGTACAACCCGTCCAGCCCGTACTCGTCCACGAAGGCGTCGTCCGACCTGCTGGTCCGCGCCTGGGCCCGCAGCTTCGGCGTGCAGGCGACGATCTCCAACTGCTCGAACAACTACGGGCCGTACCAGCACGTCGAGAAGTTCATCCCCCGGCAGATCACCAACGTGGTCGACGGCGTGCGGCCCAAGCTGTACGGCACCGGGGAGAACGTCCGGGACTGGATCCACGTGGACGACCACAACGCCGCGGTGTGGACCATCCTCGAGAAGGGCCGCATCGGGGAGACGTACCTGATCGGCGCGGACGGCGAGAAGGACAACAAGACGGTCATCGAGCTGATCCTCGAGCTGATGGGCCAGGAGCCGACGGCCTACGACCACGTCAACGACCGCCCCGGTCACGACCTGCGGTACGCGATCGACGCCTCGAAGCTGCGCGACGAGCTCGGCTGGCGGCCGCAGTACACGACGTTCCGCGACGGCCTGGCCGCCACGATCGATTGGTACCGGGCGAACGAGGCCTGGTGGCGGCCGCAGAAGGACGCGACCGAGGCGAAGTACGCCCAGCTGGGCCGCTGA